The segment AACATGCAAAGGttgtgaagtttttttttgaagaatttttaagttaatttgtattttattttgtgattgtGATAGATCCAAATCAGCAGTACTATGGAGGACAACCTGGGTATCCTCCCCAGTCTGGGTACCCACCACAGCCGGGATTTAATCCAGGGTACCCACCACCATCGGGGTACCCACAACCGGGTTATGCACAGCCTGGATATCCACCAGCAGGTGGAGGATACCCCCCACAGCCGGGCTTTGCGAATCCCATGCCACCCGGGCAGGGAGCTCCCTATGGGTATGTTCCACCGCAAAACCCCGGAGGTGGTTATGGGGCGACAGAGGACCCTGAAGATCCCGAAGTGAAGGGTTTTGGCTTCACAGATGAGTCAATTCGCAAAGGATTTATTCGCAAAGTCTATTCCATCCTAATGGTGagtttatttaaagaaaaaattattaattccatCGCGTAAAAAGCTAAATTAAATCCTCTCTCAAATATAATCaaagagaagagagaattTCATAACAAACGAGAATATTCTGGCGTGATAACGATTTTTCTAAGAAAGAGAATGATTCAATAGTAAATGACGTTCTATCAGTGTGTTGAATGTAAATTgatctcatttaatttatttaaaaaaaatgagttttttaaaatatcagtTTATTGActttatgattattttctcGTAGCTACAGAATCGTATTGAAAATAGTTATGCAATCtacttatttattaatttatttgcggGAAGTGAAACAAGAAATTCGACATATTCGGAATTCCTCGCTTATGTTTCACGCAACGTTTCGGAGACGTGTATGACTCTTTCATCAGGCATTAAATATTTGGGgtctttctaaaattaaaaattgactgAATTCTCATATTTATCTCTTATGTTGATCTTGATTCACTAGATCATTTTCTAATATGACTAAACAATGACTTAGAACAAATTCTAATCTAACTTATTCTTGAAGCAGTTTATTTGTTTCTGATTGAGGGTGTTTCTCGTacagaaataaataaagtttttaacaGATAGTAgtgaataaagattttttttttatttgcccgtaaatcattttatttgtagaGCCTGATAATTGTTTAAATTCACTAGATTTCAACCTGAGAttccttaataaattaattataggtttattaaaaaaaatacttaagatttctttgaaattattgaaggttttcctaaattttcttaagagaaaCTTGGACTTTCTTAAAAATCAGGCTAAATTGTgttaaaatgaattcttttcagtgatttttttttacaaatttcgtTGCTCTAAGACGataaggaaaaattcatcaaaaaatatgcatttagtTCGATCTACCCTGACTAAAAAATcgattaagaaaacttaagaattcttaagtttttctcaaataattttaagtcaTCTGCTTAATGAATATTACCCAATGGCATTACTTAAATCAAAACGTTGCTGGAAAGCATAAAAACCCCGTCTTCGTTCATCTCGACTGcgattttggtttaaaaaaaaacttttaaaacttttttttttaaatcaacgGCTACAATTCAAAAAAgatagttttatttaaattttaacgtatttttctaaaaaaaaaatcccttaacTTTTAGGCACAACTGTGCGTAAGTTTGGGCTTCATTGCGCTGTTCCTGTACCACAAACCAACAGCAAATTGGGTGCGTGGGCATCCGGAAATGTGGTGGATCGCCCTTATTTTGCTCTTTGTCACACTCATTGCAATGGCTTGCTGCACCAATGTCCGCCGAAAGGCTCCGATGAATTTTATCTTCTTGGGACTCTTCACACTCGCACAATCCTTCATGCTGGGCGTCATGGCGAGCAATTTCCGTTCGGAAGAGGTAAGAACGTGTGTAAGGAGATCAACGGGCAAAGGGAATTAAAAGGTTTTTCGTGATGTTTGTAGGTTCTCCTTGCTGTGGGAATAACAGCCGCAGTCTGCTTGGGCTTGACGTTGTTCGCATTCCAGACTCGCTGGGATTTCACAGTGATGGGCGGGGTGTTGTTTGTTGCAGTGATAATTCTCATGATTTTCGGTATAATTGCAATCTTCATTCCCGGCAAGACGATGACACTGATCTACGCATCCCTCGGGGCGCTCATCTTCAGTGTTTACCTCATCTACGATACACAACTCATGATGGGTGGGAAGCACAAGTATTCCATCAGTCCggaagaatatatttttgcagCTCTCAATCTCTACTTGGACATTGTCAATATTTTCATGTACATTCTCGCCATTATTGGTGCATCGCGTGACTAAATTTCCCTCCGCACGTGCTCATCCCTTTTCTTTCTAgcataaaaggattttttgttaGTTTGTTTATTGCGTCAGGAGGTGTTGCACCCTCTACAACACTCTGTTCACTTCTTCTGTTTAAtagtaatttaattataattctcTATGTTTCCTCATTctcagagctttttttgcgTCATCATCATTATCATTgaaaaaacgataaaataaaatcacattgTGTCTCAGGATGT is part of the Lutzomyia longipalpis isolate SR_M1_2022 chromosome 3, ASM2433408v1 genome and harbors:
- the LOC129791603 gene encoding protein lifeguard 1-like isoform X2 yields the protein MSWQNAPPYYQDPNQQYYGGQPGYPPQSGYPPQPGFNPGYPPPSGYPQPGYAQPGYPPAGGGYPPQPGFANPMPPGQGAPYGYVPPQNPGGGYGATEDPEDPEVKGFGFTDESIRKGFIRKVYSILMAQLCVSLGFIALFLYHKPTANWVRGHPEMWWIALILLFVTLIAMACCTNVRRKAPMNFIFLGLFTLAQSFMLGVMASNFRSEEVLLAVGITAAVCLGLTLFAFQTRWDFTVMGGVLFVAVIILMIFGIIAIFIPGKTMTLIYASLGALIFSVYLIYDTQLMMGGKHKYSISPEEYIFAALNLYLDIVNIFMYILAIIGASRD
- the LOC129791603 gene encoding protein lifeguard 1-like isoform X3 yields the protein MNDPNQQYYGGQPGYPPQSGYPPQPGFNPGYPPPSGYPQPGYAQPGYPPAGGGYPPQPGFANPMPPGQGAPYGYVPPQNPGGGYGATEDPEDPEVKGFGFTDESIRKGFIRKVYSILMAQLCVSLGFIALFLYHKPTANWVRGHPEMWWIALILLFVTLIAMACCTNVRRKAPMNFIFLGLFTLAQSFMLGVMASNFRSEEVLLAVGITAAVCLGLTLFAFQTRWDFTVMGGVLFVAVIILMIFGIIAIFIPGKTMTLIYASLGALIFSVYLIYDTQLMMGGKHKYSISPEEYIFAALNLYLDIVNIFMYILAIIGASRD
- the LOC129791603 gene encoding protein lifeguard 1-like isoform X1 yields the protein MAEEGSRLNPNQQYYGGQPGYPPQSGYPPQPGFNPGYPPPSGYPQPGYAQPGYPPAGGGYPPQPGFANPMPPGQGAPYGYVPPQNPGGGYGATEDPEDPEVKGFGFTDESIRKGFIRKVYSILMAQLCVSLGFIALFLYHKPTANWVRGHPEMWWIALILLFVTLIAMACCTNVRRKAPMNFIFLGLFTLAQSFMLGVMASNFRSEEVLLAVGITAAVCLGLTLFAFQTRWDFTVMGGVLFVAVIILMIFGIIAIFIPGKTMTLIYASLGALIFSVYLIYDTQLMMGGKHKYSISPEEYIFAALNLYLDIVNIFMYILAIIGASRD